GAGAAGCGGGCGCGCCACGGACGGGCCCGCCTCGACTACACCCAGAACGCCATCAACAAGACCCTCGTTGCGCCGTACGGGGTGAGGGCGGCGCCGGGCGCTCCGGTGTCGGTGCCGATCGAATGGGACGAGCTCGACGACCCCGACCTGAGGAGTGACCGCTGGACGATCCGCACCGTGCCGGACCGGGTGGCCGGGATCAGGGATCCCTTTACCCGCCTCCTCCGCCGGCCCCAGCAGCTGCCCACCATCTGAGGGCAGCCGGGATCAGTGGCCGGGCTGGTCCTCCAGGCCGACTGCCCAGGCGATCCAACCGACCGCCCCGGCCAGGGCCAGCTCGGCGATGGTCGAGAAGATCGCACCCACCAGCTCAGAGGTGGAGCCCGGCAGGTCGTGGCTGAGGAAGGCGGCGTTGGCGGCGATGTCGAACGCCGAGCTGATGGCGAGCGCGAACAGGCCGCCGGCCACGATGGCAAGCGGGACCCGCAGCAGGCGCCGGCTCCAGTGGCGGGGGCGGGGCGGCGTCGGGCTCGCCCACGAGGTGGCCTCCTGCTCGCACATCGGGCACACCTTCATCCCGTCCCGGATGACTATCTGCTCGGCGGTCAGCACGTGGCCGCGGGGGCAGGTCTCGGTGGTGGGAAGGGGCTGGGTCGGATCGGACACGCCGGCAGGCTACCGACCGGCAATCGCTCCCCAGCCGCGGCCGCGGCGGCCCGCCGTGGGCCCGTCAGGCGTAGAGGTTGACGGTCTGGTCCAGACCGAGCTCGATGGGGTGGGCGCGCCCGGTCGCCACGAGCACGAACATCAGCGGGTCGCCCCGGACCTCGGGGCCCCCGCCGCCCACCGCGACGGGATCCATCCCGTCGAGCCGCAGGGTCGCCGGGCCCCAGTCCCGGTCGGACAGCAGGTCGACGACGTGGGAGACCGCCGCCCGCAGTCCCGGCCCGTGCTCGCTCGGCCGGCCCAGGGCGTCGCGGATGTCGTCGGCATGGACGTAGGCGTCGTACCAGATGCCCTCGACGGCCATTCCGAGCGTGCCCGGCACCTCCACGGGGGGAGGCCCGGCCCAGGCGGCGTCGTCCAGGCCGGAGGCGATGTCGGCGAGGACCTTGCCCGCCGCCACCAGCTCGTCGGCCAGCTCCTCGGGAGAGCGCCCGGCCCGTTCCTGGGCCTGGCGATCGGGACGGTCGGGCTCGGTCAGCAGGTTGGCTCGGCCGGCGGCGATGTCGGCCGCCGTGCCCACCACGTGGGCTGCCACGTCGGCCACCGTCCAGCCTGAGCAGCGGGTCGGCGTCGACCACTCCTCGGCCCTCAGGGGCCGGATCAGGGCATCGAAGCCGACCAGCTCCTCGACCAGGCCGGAGACCACGGTCTCGCGCGGAAGGGTCACGGCGTCATCCTCCTGAGAT
This DNA window, taken from Acidimicrobiales bacterium, encodes the following:
- a CDS encoding maleylpyruvate isomerase family mycothiol-dependent enzyme, whose product is MTLPRETVVSGLVEELVGFDALIRPLRAEEWSTPTRCSGWTVADVAAHVVGTAADIAAGRANLLTEPDRPDRQAQERAGRSPEELADELVAAGKVLADIASGLDDAAWAGPPPVEVPGTLGMAVEGIWYDAYVHADDIRDALGRPSEHGPGLRAAVSHVVDLLSDRDWGPATLRLDGMDPVAVGGGGPEVRGDPLMFVLVATGRAHPIELGLDQTVNLYA